One genomic segment of Helianthus annuus cultivar XRQ/B chromosome 14, HanXRQr2.0-SUNRISE, whole genome shotgun sequence includes these proteins:
- the LOC110883272 gene encoding uncharacterized protein LOC110883272: protein MDEVAVVAATVVVGGDGGEWRRRQVVTTVVVVGDGEGGWQRWPEVVAVATVVAGGSGGGGAWWWLIAMTEVGGDGSGDRRWQRRCGGDRRWQRRWWWRWRGWRWVAATMVAGDGGGGWRRRRVTAADDSGGGWWQR, encoded by the exons atggatgag gtggcagtTGTAGCGGCGACGGTGGTAGTGGGTGGAGACGGCGGCGAGTGGAGACGACGACAGGTGGTGACAACGGTGGTGGTAGTGGGTGACGGTGAAGGTGGGTGGCAGCGGTGGCCAGAGGTGGTAGCGGTGGCGACGGTGGTGGCAGGTGGTAGCGGTGGTGGCGGTGCGTGGTGGTGGTTGATAGCGATGACGGAGGTGGGTGGCGATGGCAgcggtgatcggaggtggcaGCGGCGATGTGgcggtgatcggaggtggcaacgacgatggtggtggcggtggcggggATGGAGGTGGGTGGCGGCAACGATGGTGGCAGGTGACggcggtggcgggtggcggcgaagGCGGGTGACGGCGGCGGAtgacagtggtggtgggtggtggcaacGGTAG
- the LOC110886512 gene encoding L-type lectin-domain containing receptor kinase S.4 produces MFFPYLLLFPILFTQSLSFSFIFNGFKNLNISVNGAACVTPHGILKLTDSTPRLIGHGFYPNPIRFKNNKTPLSFSTSFVFAILPEYKKLGGHGLAFAISPSKELAGAQPNQYLGLLNITNNGNTSNHLFAIEFDTVQDLEFGDIDNNHVGVNINSMLSKNTTTAGYYVGSTKHDLNLKSGKKIQAWVDYDGSKHELNVTISPSSSKPIMPILSVRVDLSPVLQDEMYVGFSASTGVLASSHFIFGWSFNMSGKAQSFDIDKLPSIPGGKNNHTRFIIISVSVGVFLALGILVVAVVFVVKKLKNVDEIEEWELDVGPHRYSYKELKKATKGFKKEGLLGFGGFGSVYKGVLPKSRTLVAVKRISNEAQQGMRAFVSEINTIGRLRHRNLVQLLGWCRKKGDLLLVYDYMANGSLDKYIYDNPRVVLTWEQRFKIIKDVSRGLLYLHEEWEQTVLHRDIKAGNVLLDSELNGRLGDFGLAKLCEHGSNPSTTKVVGTLGYLAPELTRTGKPTTNSDVFAFGALLLEVVCGRRPTEPKALPEELILVDWVWDKWVKEAVIEVVDSKLKGEFDEVEVLMVIKLGLMCSSNSPSARPPMRQVVRYLEGEVALPESIEAPCENVGKGSHGWEFEDYVHSYPSSSIIDNVSNWSAGIEEEYIDVEAGLTTPSSVESKLRS; encoded by the coding sequence TTCTTCTTTTTCCTATTCTCTTCACTCAATCTCTATCTTTCTCCTTCATCTTCAATGGATTCAAAAACCTTAACATATCCGTCAACGGGGCCGCATGTGTCACACCCCACGGCATTCTAAAACTCACCGACAGCACCCCACGCTTAATCGGCCATGGGTTTTACCCGAACCCGATCCgtttcaaaaataataaaacaccTTTATCATTTTCCACATCTTTTGTTTTCGCCATATTGCCTGAATACAAAAAGTTAGGTGGTCATGGGCTGGCTTTCGCTATATCGCCATCGAAAGAGCTCGCCGGAGCCCAACCGAACCAGTATCTTGGCCTCCTTAACATCACAAACAATGGCAATACATCAAACCATTTATTCGCTATAGAATTCGACACGGTTCAAGACTTAGAATTCGGTGATATTGATAACAACCATGTTGGTGTTAATATCAACTCCATGTTGTCAAAGAACACAACCACAGCTGGCTATTATGTTGGTTCTACAAAACATGATCTCAATTTGAAAAGTGGGAAAAAGATCCAAGCATGGGTGGATTATGATGGTTCAAAACATGAACTAAATGTAACTATTTCACCATCTTCAAGCAAACCCATTATGCCGATCTTGTCGGTTCGGGTTGATCTGTCACCCGTGTTGCAAGATGAGATGTACGTTGGGTTTTCAGCCTCAACAGGTGTGCTTGCAAGCTCTCATTTTATATTTGGTTGGAGCTTTAACATGTCTGGAAAAGCTCAATCTTTTGATATTGATAAGCTCCCTTCAATACCAGGGGGTAAAAATAACCACACACGTTTTATAATTATTAGTGTTTCTGTGGGTGTCTTTTTAGCTCTTGGAATTTTAGTGGTTGCTGTTGTTTTTGTGGTGAAGAAGTTGAAAAATGTGGATGAGATTGAGGAATGGGAGCTTGATGTGGGCCCACATAGATATTCTTACAAAGAGTTGAAAAAGGCTACAAAGGGGTTTAAAAAAGAGGGGTTACTTGGGTTTGGTGGATTTGGGAGTGTTTACAAAGGGGTTTTGCCTAAATCTAGGACATTAGTTGCGGTGAAGCGAATTTCAAACGAAGCGCAACAAGGGATGAGGGCGTTTGTGTCGGAGATCAATACTATTGGCCGCCTTCGCCATAGAAATTTGGTTCAATTGTTGGGTTGGTGTAGAAAGAAAGGGGATCTATTGCTTGTGTATGATTACATGGCTAATGGTAGTTTAGATAAGTATATTTATGATAATCCTAGAGTTGTTTTAACTTGGGAACAACGGTTCAAGATTATAAAAGATGTATCGAGAGGTTTGTTATATTTACACGAAGAATGGGAGCAAACCGTGCTTCATAGAGACATTAAAGCGGGAAACGTGTTGTTAGATTCGGAGCTAAACGGGCGGTTGGGTGATTTTGGGTTGGCTAAGTTGTGTGAGCACGGATCAAACCCGAGCACGACTAAAGTGGTGGGTACATTGGGTTATTTGGCTCCTGAACTGACTCGAACCGGTAAGCCCACCACAAACTCAGATGTGTTTGCATTTGGGGCCTTGTTGTTAGAGGTGGTTTGCGGAAGGAGGCCCACTGAGCCGAAGGCGTTACCAGAGGAGCTTATCTTGGTGGATTGGGTTTGGGATAAGTGGGTCAAAGAGGCTGTTATTGAAGTGGTTGATTCAAAGCTGAAAGGGGAGTTTGATGAGGTGGAGGTTTTGATGGTAATTAAGTTGGGGTTAATGTGTTCTAGTAATTCACCGTCAGCGCGACCGCCTATGAGGCAGGTGGTTAGGTACTTGGAAGGGGAGGTCGCCTTGCCCGAAAGTATAGAGGCGCCATGTGAGAACGTCGGGAAGGGTAGTCATGGGTGGGAGTTTGAGGATTATGTGCATTCTTATCCATCTTCCTCTATTATAGACAATGTAAGCAATTGGTCAGCTGGAATTGAGGAAGAGTATATTGATGTTGAAGCAGGTTTGACTACACCATCCTCTGTTGAGAGCAAGTTAAGAAGTTAA